A section of the bacterium genome encodes:
- a CDS encoding FAD-dependent oxidoreductase has product MSYDVVIVGASLGGVAAALRAASTGASVCLLEATDWVGGQFTAQGVTKPDENRYVETVGSTASYREFRHLVRLFYRNNFQLSAPGRSQPALNPGGGYPGFSMHPRVGHDVLHQQLTAAPNLHFRSQTRVTGADVQDDTVRGLSTTDTNGVSTRYVAKFFLDATDLGELLPLASVEHVLGAESRAQTGEPGAPDQPRPDWIQPITIPVALERRPHGERYTIARPANYDELKANQNYTIVDGYISTMFVPGKDMWSYRRFIAAGNFDDPALPYDLSMINTGSNDYQGATIPTGNATADQAIIEAARQASLGYLYWLQTECPRDDIPNQTGFPELKPRGDLFGTPDGTARAPYVRESRRIQALKTIVQQDVDASYNPGPRGKLFADSCGIGHYGGMDIHGLRAVGMPQMFLNVKPFQIPVGALIPVRVTNLLASCKNIGVTHVTNGAYRLHPVEWNIGESAGALAAFCVKRGVQPRSVWQTAALLRDYQHALLDVGVPLYWWADISFDNRDLFVAANMLGVSGVMSGFDDMTLRPNDLLTDQNRRDIENVVGNTLDWPSSELSRGQAALWLVGALGL; this is encoded by the coding sequence TTGAGCTACGACGTCGTGATTGTCGGTGCCAGTCTCGGTGGCGTTGCGGCCGCCTTGCGAGCTGCGAGCACGGGGGCAAGCGTGTGTTTGCTCGAAGCGACAGATTGGGTCGGTGGCCAGTTCACGGCACAGGGGGTCACGAAGCCAGACGAAAACCGATACGTCGAAACGGTTGGCAGCACCGCATCCTACCGCGAGTTCCGCCACTTGGTTCGGCTCTTCTATCGGAACAACTTTCAATTGTCGGCCCCAGGCCGCAGTCAACCGGCGCTGAACCCCGGGGGAGGGTACCCAGGTTTTTCGATGCATCCCCGCGTCGGACATGACGTGCTGCATCAGCAGCTGACCGCAGCACCGAATCTCCACTTTCGGTCGCAAACGCGGGTAACCGGTGCCGACGTTCAGGACGATACAGTTCGGGGGCTTTCGACGACCGACACCAACGGCGTTTCAACCCGTTATGTTGCGAAATTTTTCCTGGATGCGACCGATCTGGGCGAGCTGCTGCCGCTGGCAAGCGTCGAGCATGTTCTAGGGGCAGAAAGCCGCGCGCAGACCGGAGAACCGGGGGCTCCGGATCAGCCGCGCCCAGACTGGATTCAACCGATCACCATTCCGGTAGCGCTCGAGCGCAGGCCACACGGGGAGAGGTACACCATCGCAAGGCCGGCCAACTACGACGAGCTTAAGGCGAACCAGAACTATACGATCGTTGACGGTTATATTAGCACGATGTTTGTTCCTGGGAAGGATATGTGGAGCTATCGGCGCTTCATCGCTGCGGGGAATTTTGATGATCCTGCGCTGCCGTACGATCTGAGCATGATCAACACAGGCAGCAACGATTATCAGGGAGCCACCATTCCTACCGGCAACGCAACTGCGGATCAAGCCATCATTGAAGCCGCACGGCAGGCCTCGCTCGGCTACCTCTATTGGTTGCAGACGGAATGTCCACGCGACGACATTCCTAACCAAACTGGGTTCCCCGAACTCAAGCCGCGCGGGGACCTCTTCGGTACGCCGGACGGTACCGCGCGGGCTCCGTATGTCCGGGAGTCCCGTCGCATTCAGGCGCTCAAGACGATCGTGCAGCAAGATGTCGACGCGAGTTACAATCCTGGTCCCCGAGGGAAGCTCTTTGCCGACTCGTGCGGCATCGGCCACTACGGGGGTATGGACATCCACGGGCTTCGCGCGGTCGGGATGCCCCAAATGTTTCTGAATGTGAAACCGTTTCAGATCCCGGTAGGGGCGCTCATCCCAGTTCGGGTGACGAACCTGCTTGCTTCGTGCAAGAACATCGGAGTCACGCATGTCACCAACGGTGCCTATCGCTTGCATCCCGTCGAATGGAATATCGGCGAGTCGGCCGGAGCGCTTGCCGCGTTCTGCGTCAAGCGGGGTGTGCAGCCGCGGAGCGTGTGGCAGACGGCCGCGTTGTTGAGGGACTATCAGCACGCATTGCTCGACGTCGGAGTCCCACTTTACTGGTGGGCTGATATCTCGTTCGATAACAGGGACCTCTTTGTCGCCGCAAATATGCTCGGCGTGAGCGGCGTCATGAGCGGGTTCGATGACATGACCCTCCGCCCCAACGACTTACTCACCGATCAAAACCGCCGAGATATCGAGAATGTTGTAGGGAACACCCTCGATTGGCCGAGCAGCGAACTCTCGCGCGGTCAAGCGGCTTTGTGGTTGGTGGGAGCCCTGGGGCTCTAG
- a CDS encoding patatin-like phospholipase family protein, translating to MKTHRFALVVSGAISLGTYEAGVLAQLYQDFEACNRMTRGRARLVIDAIAGASAGSVTGLILAQALALGKSAQDLRAQLRACWVDGLDILALLDPAADPAAAFFTEASIDSVASRVLPEPPSPEAPVRGENVIALWIALTNLDGVQYEIRLTRCWGAGAVSFYPQSYRDYSPFFICGPSIRFVSVPIENITRTTWGACRQSTWDEARDNAVASAAFPLAFRSQVLERDLELYPEYALKFLSNPRIQQWLKEAGLAPTQLQQPRSFNYVDGGVFNNEPIGRAIDAVSYLSCLDPGRVGDPRTYLVVEPDPSTREMATGQIGTAAVGSHGLSPLRVLSKIEQAYFTDTLYRDFEEAAKTNEQLRALEALVKRWDLNPAEVEELKKSVGLARKDVICLERIPIDIPTPGTPRLAGAVFGHFGGFLDRTFREHDFAVGQSEAREWLASWLPAQFDALGLTQVDRDAVQTYLAAVVPPPQRVPTLQEVIGSRGKDIVRCGLDRAEVLAGRWLPIPRPLVRPLRVLLEPVVKALLPGATSARLNWSGALGAFSQTGLGRSIARIACLGLIVLTAVLAGLTWLSGQIAARFGPGAAIVPGAGLGALIILVTWGAYAALRKPAADG from the coding sequence ATGAAGACACACAGGTTCGCGCTCGTCGTGTCTGGTGCGATCTCGCTCGGCACATATGAGGCCGGCGTGCTCGCGCAGCTCTACCAAGATTTCGAAGCGTGCAATCGCATGACCAGGGGCCGAGCGCGCCTGGTGATCGATGCGATCGCCGGCGCGTCAGCAGGTTCGGTCACTGGGCTGATTCTCGCGCAGGCGCTGGCCCTGGGGAAGTCAGCACAAGACTTACGAGCACAGCTGCGCGCATGTTGGGTTGATGGCCTCGATATCCTAGCGCTCCTGGACCCTGCGGCCGACCCTGCAGCGGCGTTTTTCACCGAGGCGTCGATTGACAGTGTGGCGTCGCGGGTGCTCCCCGAGCCACCGTCCCCGGAGGCGCCCGTGCGCGGGGAGAACGTCATCGCCCTGTGGATCGCCCTCACGAATCTGGACGGCGTCCAGTATGAGATTCGCCTCACGCGATGCTGGGGGGCCGGCGCCGTTTCGTTCTACCCGCAATCCTACCGGGATTACTCGCCGTTCTTCATCTGCGGTCCCAGCATTCGTTTCGTGAGCGTCCCGATCGAAAACATCACGCGCACCACATGGGGGGCCTGCCGGCAATCAACGTGGGACGAGGCGCGTGATAACGCGGTCGCGTCTGCAGCCTTCCCGCTTGCGTTCCGCAGCCAGGTTCTCGAGCGCGATCTGGAGCTCTATCCCGAATACGCTCTGAAGTTCCTCTCCAATCCCCGCATCCAGCAATGGCTCAAGGAGGCGGGCCTGGCACCTACGCAGCTGCAGCAGCCGCGGTCCTTCAACTATGTAGATGGCGGTGTGTTCAACAACGAGCCCATCGGGCGGGCCATCGACGCGGTGTCATACCTATCGTGTCTCGATCCGGGGCGCGTGGGAGACCCCCGGACATACCTTGTTGTCGAGCCTGACCCATCGACCCGCGAGATGGCGACAGGGCAGATCGGGACAGCCGCCGTCGGTAGTCACGGACTGTCGCCGCTCCGCGTCCTGAGCAAGATCGAGCAGGCATACTTCACCGACACCCTGTACCGGGATTTCGAGGAGGCCGCAAAGACCAACGAGCAACTGAGAGCCCTCGAGGCCCTTGTGAAACGGTGGGACCTCAACCCCGCTGAAGTCGAGGAACTCAAGAAGAGCGTTGGCCTGGCCCGCAAGGACGTCATTTGTTTAGAACGGATCCCCATAGACATCCCTACACCCGGGACGCCGCGGCTGGCGGGGGCAGTCTTCGGGCATTTCGGCGGTTTTCTGGACCGAACGTTCCGTGAGCACGATTTCGCCGTAGGGCAGAGCGAGGCGCGGGAGTGGCTGGCGAGTTGGCTTCCCGCCCAATTTGACGCCTTGGGGTTGACGCAGGTCGATCGAGATGCGGTCCAAACGTATCTGGCGGCTGTGGTGCCCCCGCCACAGCGGGTGCCCACTCTTCAGGAGGTCATCGGAAGCCGGGGGAAAGACATCGTAAGGTGCGGCCTCGACCGCGCGGAAGTCCTGGCGGGACGGTGGTTACCAATTCCGAGACCGCTCGTGAGGCCTCTGCGCGTTCTGCTTGAACCGGTCGTTAAGGCGCTCCTGCCCGGTGCCACGTCGGCCCGGCTGAACTGGTCGGGTGCACTGGGTGCCTTTAGTCAGACTGGCTTGGGTCGCTCCATCGCTCGCATCGCATGCCTCGGGCTCATCGTGTTGACGGCAGTCCTCGCCGGATTGACGTGGTTGTCGGGCCAGATAGCCGCGCGCTTCGGTCCGGGGGCCGCCATCGTGCCCGGCGCAGGCCTGGGCGCCCTCATCATCCTCGTAACCTGGGGTGCGTATGCTGCATTGCGAAAACCGGCTGCTGATGGGTGA
- a CDS encoding ABC transporter permease yields the protein MFLRAFLSDRWRALAAKEFRQILRDRRLVFSLAVAPVLQLLVFGSVLNSTVADVALGVVDESRTPESRELVAVLTQSQSFRLAGYYLSADRLGDAISRGVADAGIVIPYDYARTLVRGRPTTVQFLLNAMNVNTAQISRGYAEGVIAAYNAGLAAQGLHVRFQQIAAQPVSRRGSVELDPAFLFNPGLVSTWFIATGVLGILLILNGAIVASTVMLKEREVGTIEQLLMSPATTAEIILAKVAPLVVLLFAMALLSLGLSRVVFQVPFRGSLLLVLGGALLCLLSGIGIGTMIATFTKSAQQAQLTIFFVNPPLASLSGALTPVEAMPRWLQPFTVLNPIYHFGRITRGAMLRGTGLDALWPNLVALLLFTAVLVSLSVWRFRRQLS from the coding sequence ATGTTCCTGCGCGCCTTCCTATCCGACCGGTGGCGGGCCCTCGCCGCGAAGGAGTTTCGGCAGATCCTGCGCGACCGGCGCCTGGTCTTCTCGCTCGCCGTAGCCCCCGTGCTCCAACTCCTGGTGTTTGGCTCCGTGCTGAATTCTACCGTGGCCGACGTGGCCCTAGGCGTGGTGGACGAGAGCCGGACACCGGAGAGCCGCGAGTTGGTGGCCGTGCTCACGCAGAGCCAGAGCTTCCGCTTGGCCGGCTATTACCTCTCGGCCGATCGGCTGGGGGACGCCATCAGCCGTGGGGTGGCCGATGCCGGTATCGTGATTCCGTACGACTACGCCCGCACCCTCGTGCGCGGCCGGCCCACCACCGTGCAGTTCCTGCTCAACGCGATGAACGTGAACACCGCCCAGATCAGCCGGGGGTACGCGGAAGGGGTTATCGCAGCGTACAACGCCGGGCTCGCGGCGCAGGGTCTGCACGTCCGCTTTCAGCAGATCGCCGCGCAGCCGGTGAGCCGTCGAGGATCCGTCGAGCTCGATCCGGCCTTCCTCTTCAACCCCGGTCTCGTGAGCACGTGGTTTATTGCCACCGGAGTGCTGGGCATCCTCCTGATTCTCAACGGCGCCATCGTCGCCTCGACGGTCATGCTCAAGGAGCGGGAGGTCGGGACGATCGAGCAGCTTCTGATGTCCCCGGCCACGACGGCGGAGATCATCCTGGCCAAGGTTGCCCCGCTCGTGGTGCTGCTGTTCGCGATGGCGCTGCTCTCGCTGGGGCTGAGTCGGGTAGTGTTCCAGGTGCCGTTTCGCGGCAGCCTCCTGCTCGTGCTCGGCGGCGCTCTGCTGTGCCTGCTCTCCGGCATCGGGATCGGGACCATGATCGCGACCTTCACGAAGTCCGCGCAACAGGCGCAGTTGACGATTTTCTTTGTGAACCCGCCGCTCGCGTCCCTGTCTGGCGCGCTCACGCCCGTAGAGGCGATGCCGCGTTGGTTGCAGCCGTTCACCGTCCTGAACCCCATCTACCACTTCGGCCGCATTACCCGGGGCGCGATGCTCAGAGGCACCGGGCTCGACGCGCTCTGGCCGAATCTGGTGGCGTTGCTCCTCTTTACGGCCGTACTCGTTTCTTTGAGCGTTTGGCGGTTCCGACGGCAGCTCAGTTGA
- a CDS encoding tetratricopeptide repeat protein: MALLGDRIRSRRRELGLTQSKLGGGELTKGFISLVETGRTKPSIETLMLLAGRLQKPVGYFLEEDTPLSRKALRIMIASAWVALKRAEFTQAAESFEQARGIARKHDEAVEAECCIGLGSALAGLRQLDLARRNVQRGKELAEATGNSQLLVRVNHVFGLIEFYARNFSGARQYFLEGHRLLREVGDPDLSLAGEFLLKIGITHEEIGDYDEATRWYQKALSALEPTEDLERIGMIHVRLGVTYRESGHHDIALAQLNRAEHIFELRNSLRLLAQARNSIGITLLEQGKTSEALIQLRSSLNIKEMVGDDPGRARTLTEIARALIAKGAFEEAGDALTQAERLTKKIRDATEGARITLVRARLFRAMGRLTEAVKHYKEAVTSFDKLSMRTYLGTACNELGNVLIRQKRRSEAAPYLARALRSLQPLHGPRSTEMV; the protein is encoded by the coding sequence ATGGCTTTGCTTGGCGACCGAATACGAAGCCGACGCAGGGAACTGGGCCTCACGCAATCCAAGCTCGGGGGCGGGGAGCTGACGAAGGGCTTTATCAGCCTCGTTGAGACAGGGCGGACTAAACCCTCGATTGAGACCTTGATGCTGCTGGCCGGCCGGCTCCAGAAACCGGTCGGATACTTCCTCGAAGAGGACACGCCGTTAAGCCGGAAGGCACTTCGGATCATGATCGCGTCCGCCTGGGTCGCGCTGAAACGTGCGGAATTTACACAGGCGGCGGAGTCCTTCGAACAGGCACGCGGTATCGCCCGGAAACACGACGAGGCGGTTGAAGCGGAGTGCTGTATCGGGTTGGGATCGGCGCTTGCGGGCCTCCGGCAGCTTGATCTTGCACGACGAAACGTCCAACGTGGCAAAGAGTTGGCTGAGGCCACGGGGAACTCTCAACTGCTTGTGAGGGTCAATCACGTCTTCGGGCTGATAGAGTTCTACGCACGCAATTTTTCAGGCGCCCGGCAGTATTTTCTTGAGGGGCATCGCCTCCTGCGTGAGGTCGGCGACCCCGATCTCTCCCTTGCCGGAGAGTTCCTGTTGAAGATCGGGATCACTCACGAAGAGATCGGTGACTATGATGAGGCGACCCGCTGGTATCAAAAAGCCCTGAGCGCGCTTGAGCCTACGGAGGATCTCGAGCGCATCGGGATGATTCACGTCCGACTCGGCGTGACCTACCGCGAGAGTGGCCATCACGACATCGCGTTGGCGCAACTGAATCGGGCCGAGCACATTTTCGAGTTACGAAACTCTCTTCGCCTGCTGGCGCAAGCGCGCAACAGCATCGGGATTACGCTCCTGGAGCAAGGGAAGACGAGTGAAGCACTGATTCAGCTGCGCAGCAGCTTGAATATCAAGGAGATGGTGGGGGACGACCCCGGACGGGCGCGAACGCTCACCGAGATCGCCCGGGCACTCATTGCGAAGGGTGCCTTCGAGGAGGCGGGAGACGCCCTCACGCAGGCTGAACGTCTCACGAAGAAGATTCGGGATGCGACTGAGGGGGCCAGGATCACGCTGGTGCGCGCGCGGCTTTTCCGCGCCATGGGGCGGCTGACCGAGGCGGTCAAGCACTACAAGGAGGCGGTCACCTCGTTCGATAAGCTGAGCATGCGCACGTATCTTGGAACCGCCTGCAACGAGTTGGGAAACGTCCTCATCAGGCAAAAACGTCGTTCAGAAGCGGCCCCGTACCTCGCCCGCGCCCTACGATCATTGCAGCCTCTTCACGGACCCCGTTCGACGGAAATGGTGTAG
- a CDS encoding glycoside hydrolase family 5 protein gives MPALLAMVSASGWHATAAGPSPADNPSIEAFPPMPNDHPPGASGAARAMAAALGRGVNFGNMLDAPKEGDWGLTARDEFIEVTAEAGFASVRLPVRWSNHAAATVPFTIDPLFFARVDSVVDKLLAKGLYVVLNMHHYRQLDGDTLNSGEFAVDSAVLDVRYLILWQQIAERFRDKNDHLLFELYNEPHGRLTPSTWDGLAARALNVVRKSNPGRIVVIGPTSWNAAKALWSLHLPDDANLIVTVHNYQPFNFTHQGAEWVSPTRPTGVSCCDASQQAEATAPLVAAKAWSDAMRYPIFLGEFGAYRKADMRSRVTFTRLMRDQAEARGIAWSYWELASGFGLYDPIAHAWRAPLKDALLGH, from the coding sequence GTGCCGGCGCTCCTCGCGATGGTCTCGGCCTCCGGATGGCACGCCACGGCGGCCGGCCCGAGTCCGGCGGACAACCCCAGTATCGAAGCCTTTCCCCCCATGCCCAACGACCATCCGCCCGGCGCCTCCGGTGCGGCCCGCGCCATGGCCGCCGCGCTGGGGCGCGGGGTGAACTTCGGCAACATGCTGGACGCGCCCAAAGAAGGCGACTGGGGCCTGACCGCGCGCGACGAGTTTATCGAGGTCACGGCCGAAGCAGGGTTCGCCTCGGTGAGGCTTCCGGTGCGCTGGAGCAACCACGCGGCCGCAACGGTACCGTTCACGATCGACCCGCTGTTCTTCGCGCGCGTCGATTCGGTGGTCGACAAGCTGCTGGCCAAGGGCCTCTACGTCGTACTGAACATGCACCACTACCGGCAGCTCGACGGCGATACGCTCAACTCGGGAGAGTTCGCGGTCGACAGCGCGGTCTTAGACGTGCGATATCTGATTCTGTGGCAGCAGATCGCGGAGCGGTTTCGCGACAAGAACGACCACCTGCTCTTCGAGCTCTATAACGAACCGCATGGCCGGCTCACGCCCTCAACGTGGGACGGCCTCGCGGCGCGGGCGCTCAACGTGGTCCGGAAGAGCAACCCGGGCCGCATCGTCGTCATCGGCCCGACGAGCTGGAACGCCGCGAAGGCGCTGTGGTCCCTGCATCTTCCCGATGACGCGAACCTCATCGTCACGGTCCACAACTACCAGCCGTTCAACTTCACCCATCAAGGCGCGGAGTGGGTGTCACCGACGCGGCCCACGGGCGTGTCCTGCTGCGACGCCAGCCAGCAGGCCGAGGCCACCGCGCCGCTGGTGGCGGCCAAGGCCTGGTCGGACGCCATGCGCTATCCTATCTTCCTTGGTGAATTCGGTGCCTACCGAAAGGCGGACATGCGGTCCCGCGTCACCTTCACGCGCCTCATGCGCGATCAAGCGGAAGCCCGCGGCATCGCATGGAGTTACTGGGAGCTCGCCTCGGGCTTCGGCCTCTACGACCCGATCGCCCACGCTTGGCGCGCGCCGCTCAAAGACGCGTTGCTTGGCCACTGA
- a CDS encoding N,N-dimethylformamidase beta subunit family domain-containing protein, whose translation MAAIEGYASLTSAAPGDTVNFCVRADQTHNGFTLEIYRRGLSDRLVETRNGTAFTPGAQDDARLAATGCSWPPAAGCQITIPSPWTSGYYVGKLISADQVAWIPFVVRSAAPGARSKILVKINDTTTQAYNAWGGRSLYSSPFAPRISFDRPYADLDLYESYQLPFLRWAEANGFELEYCSAMDLHTNPRLLENYRLLLSFGHDEYWSWEMRDQVEAFIGNGGNVGFFCGNTCWWQIRFDFSNGGRIMVCYKETDAVINPGHIQDPQRQPPERITVHWHETPVLRPENSMTGVSYRTGAGMWDPHPIVPAQRYRGYRVTNAAHWVFRGAGVADGDEFGKGASVDDTIIGYETDAAVIAAGSVPPKVVGSDGTPKNFVVLATADLSDWAPPDAQRGQATMGIYQRHGTVFTAATVNWAGGLSLNATWTPVDQITKNLLRGLSGTWPPGLEIANSGFEQWINAGPVGWSLDGAGRVSAERAVPDPNFTNVRNDGGGHFSLKVDAAAGETWISQPGLLCAAETTYGVGCWAKAYAPGATIRLQTTDTWADFVTAAHTGSGNWEYLFAVGSVQGDKSVFPARVKIQVAGGLRAWFDNVAVMAIPGHPDWVDRR comes from the coding sequence ATGGCGGCAATCGAAGGGTACGCATCCCTTACCTCTGCGGCACCCGGGGACACTGTCAATTTCTGCGTTCGCGCCGACCAAACGCATAATGGCTTCACGCTGGAGATCTACCGCCGCGGGCTGAGCGATCGGCTCGTCGAGACACGCAACGGAACCGCGTTCACGCCAGGCGCCCAGGATGATGCGCGTCTCGCCGCCACCGGCTGCAGCTGGCCGCCGGCCGCGGGGTGCCAGATCACGATCCCTTCGCCCTGGACCAGCGGATACTACGTCGGGAAGCTCATCTCCGCCGACCAGGTGGCGTGGATTCCGTTCGTGGTACGATCCGCCGCGCCCGGCGCGAGGTCCAAGATCCTCGTCAAGATCAATGACACGACTACGCAGGCATACAATGCGTGGGGCGGTCGGAGCCTGTACAGCAGTCCGTTTGCCCCCAGGATCTCGTTCGATCGCCCGTACGCTGACCTCGACCTCTACGAGAGCTACCAGCTGCCGTTTCTGCGGTGGGCTGAAGCCAACGGATTCGAGCTCGAGTATTGCTCGGCGATGGACCTGCATACGAATCCACGGCTGCTCGAGAACTATCGATTGCTGCTCAGCTTCGGCCATGACGAGTACTGGTCCTGGGAGATGCGTGACCAGGTAGAGGCATTTATCGGGAACGGCGGAAACGTGGGCTTCTTCTGCGGAAACACGTGCTGGTGGCAGATCCGGTTTGACTTCAGCAACGGTGGCCGCATCATGGTGTGCTACAAAGAAACGGATGCCGTCATCAACCCCGGGCACATCCAAGACCCCCAGCGACAACCTCCGGAGCGGATTACCGTCCACTGGCACGAGACGCCGGTGCTGCGTCCGGAGAACTCGATGACAGGGGTGAGTTATCGGACCGGAGCCGGCATGTGGGATCCCCACCCGATCGTCCCAGCGCAGCGCTACCGAGGATACCGCGTAACGAACGCCGCTCACTGGGTGTTCCGGGGCGCAGGGGTGGCGGATGGCGATGAATTCGGCAAAGGCGCGAGTGTCGACGACACCATCATCGGCTATGAAACCGACGCCGCGGTCATCGCGGCGGGGAGCGTTCCCCCCAAAGTGGTCGGCTCTGACGGCACGCCGAAGAACTTCGTCGTCTTGGCGACGGCAGACCTATCCGATTGGGCCCCACCGGACGCACAGCGGGGCCAGGCGACGATGGGAATCTATCAGCGGCACGGCACCGTGTTTACCGCCGCGACGGTGAACTGGGCCGGGGGTCTCAGCCTCAACGCGACGTGGACCCCGGTCGATCAGATCACGAAAAACCTACTGCGCGGGCTCTCCGGCACGTGGCCCCCGGGCCTCGAGATCGCCAACTCGGGCTTCGAGCAATGGATCAACGCCGGTCCCGTCGGCTGGTCGCTCGACGGCGCGGGCCGCGTGTCCGCCGAGCGCGCCGTGCCGGATCCCAACTTCACCAACGTCCGTAATGATGGAGGTGGCCATTTCAGCCTGAAGGTTGACGCGGCCGCGGGCGAGACGTGGATCAGCCAGCCAGGCCTCCTGTGCGCGGCGGAGACCACGTACGGCGTCGGCTGTTGGGCCAAGGCGTACGCGCCGGGTGCGACGATCCGGCTGCAGACCACCGATACGTGGGCTGATTTTGTCACGGCCGCACACACCGGCAGTGGAAACTGGGAATACCTGTTCGCGGTGGGATCGGTGCAAGGCGACAAGTCCGTGTTCCCGGCACGCGTGAAGATCCAGGTCGCGGGCGGTCTTCGGGCCTGGTTTGACAACGTTGCCGTGATGGCAATTCCGGGGCATCCGGATTGGGTCGATCGCCGGTGA
- a CDS encoding metallophosphoesterase — MALQDIIPSSVMTAITNEGKMVFHTVGDTGGIMDATPQLLVANEMENDFQNPPKSLSDNPVFFYHLGDVIYFKGEAANYYPQFYEPYQHYPAPIVAIPGNHDGIPSDPNTPSLQAFMRNFCSPLPTHSADAVDATRTTMTLPNVYWTFDTPFATIIGWYTNTPDHGELDDQQIQWLTSELKAAPSKRALIVAMHHPIFSADTVHSGSQYLEKVLNDAVAASKRFPDLVLTAHVHNYQRFTRVAGKRQIPYIVAGAGGYHNLHYVAKVNGQNMATPAQGPEPGVTLEHYVDNRHGFLRLEVTNTIITGTYFVAPRPQEPWRGTPTLADKFTLDWTANQLVPLQP; from the coding sequence ATGGCCCTGCAGGACATCATCCCCTCAAGTGTCATGACGGCGATCACGAATGAGGGGAAGATGGTCTTCCACACAGTCGGCGATACCGGCGGGATCATGGATGCGACCCCGCAGCTTCTCGTAGCCAACGAGATGGAGAATGACTTTCAGAATCCGCCGAAGAGCCTCTCGGACAACCCGGTCTTTTTCTACCATTTGGGGGATGTCATCTACTTCAAGGGTGAAGCCGCCAATTACTATCCACAGTTCTACGAGCCGTACCAACATTACCCGGCGCCGATTGTAGCCATCCCCGGAAACCACGACGGCATTCCCAGTGATCCGAATACCCCGTCGTTGCAGGCATTCATGAGGAATTTCTGTTCCCCGCTACCCACGCACAGTGCGGATGCGGTAGATGCGACCCGCACCACCATGACCCTGCCGAACGTATACTGGACGTTCGACACCCCCTTCGCCACGATCATCGGATGGTACACGAACACCCCCGATCACGGGGAGCTCGACGATCAGCAGATCCAGTGGCTGACCAGCGAACTGAAAGCGGCGCCATCGAAGCGGGCGCTGATTGTCGCCATGCACCACCCTATTTTCTCCGCGGATACCGTCCACAGTGGCAGCCAGTATCTGGAAAAGGTGCTCAACGATGCGGTGGCCGCTTCGAAGCGCTTCCCCGACCTCGTCCTCACCGCGCACGTCCACAACTACCAGCGTTTCACACGTGTCGCGGGGAAACGACAGATTCCGTACATCGTGGCGGGCGCGGGAGGTTATCACAACCTCCATTATGTCGCCAAAGTGAACGGCCAGAATATGGCCACCCCCGCCCAGGGTCCCGAGCCGGGAGTGACACTGGAACACTATGTAGACAACCGGCACGGCTTCCTGCGACTGGAAGTGACCAACACAATCATCACTGGAACATATTTTGTCGCGCCGCGTCCGCAAGAACCATGGAGGGGAACCCCAACGCTCGCCGACAAGTTCACGTTGGACTGGACGGCCAATCAGCTGGTTCCGCTCCAGCCGTAG